One segment of Paenibacillus sp. FSL R7-0337 DNA contains the following:
- a CDS encoding cupin domain-containing protein has protein sequence MTQKEISPLVETLGLQPHVEGGWYKRLWNSPFEIPQDTLGEAYSGPRASASSIYFLLHADETSDFHTVLSSEIWLYHSGSPIVLSLGGNGAEPENVTEVILGLDIAAGQQPQVVIPPGVWQAARPLGEEPSLVSCIVSPEFHFDDFKLIDKK, from the coding sequence ATGACGCAAAAAGAAATTTCCCCGCTCGTAGAAACCTTGGGGCTACAGCCCCACGTGGAAGGCGGATGGTACAAGAGACTGTGGAATTCTCCCTTTGAGATTCCTCAGGACACGCTGGGCGAGGCTTATTCGGGCCCGCGCGCGTCAGCTTCATCGATTTATTTCCTGCTTCATGCTGACGAGACTTCGGACTTTCATACTGTGCTGTCCTCCGAAATCTGGCTGTATCATTCCGGCAGCCCGATCGTGCTTAGTCTGGGAGGCAACGGCGCAGAGCCGGAGAACGTAACGGAGGTTATTCTGGGTCTGGATATCGCTGCGGGCCAGCAGCCGCAGGTAGTGATTCCTCCCGGTGTATGGCAGGCCGCACGTCCGCTAGGCGAAGAACCGTCACTCGTCTCCTGCATCGTGTCTCCAGAGTTCCATTTTGACGATTTCAAGCTGATTGACAAGAAATAA
- a CDS encoding SPFH domain-containing protein produces MELVIIGIIIVVVVVFIAMTIKIVPQQRVGVVERLGKFHRLLTPGLNILIPVIDQVRVYHDLRIQQANVPPQTVITKDNVQVQIDTIIFYQVVGPEEATYGISDYVYGVRNISTATMRQIIGKLELDETLSGREKISSDIRLALDEATEKWGVRIERVEVIDIKPPLDIQEAMDKQMKAERSKRAIVLEAEAAKQDMILRAEGDKQSKILKAEGDKEARIRQAEGLGQAQELEALGQAKAIEAVAMAEKARIAMIASAGLDERVLAYQSFEALTDISKGPANKIFLPTSAVETLGSLGAIAEVFKASKEGK; encoded by the coding sequence ATGGAATTGGTGATTATCGGAATTATTATTGTTGTCGTCGTAGTATTTATCGCAATGACGATCAAGATTGTCCCGCAGCAAAGAGTTGGAGTGGTAGAGCGTCTGGGTAAATTCCACCGGCTGCTCACACCGGGTCTGAACATTCTGATTCCGGTCATTGACCAGGTGCGGGTCTATCATGACCTGCGGATTCAACAGGCGAATGTACCGCCGCAGACGGTAATCACGAAGGATAACGTACAGGTGCAGATCGATACGATTATCTTCTATCAGGTAGTGGGTCCGGAAGAAGCAACGTACGGTATCTCCGATTATGTGTATGGGGTACGGAATATCTCCACAGCCACCATGCGTCAGATTATCGGTAAGCTGGAGCTGGATGAAACCTTGTCCGGCCGTGAAAAAATCTCCTCCGACATCCGTCTCGCGCTGGATGAAGCGACAGAGAAGTGGGGCGTGCGCATTGAGCGTGTCGAAGTTATTGACATCAAGCCGCCGCTTGATATCCAGGAAGCCATGGACAAACAGATGAAGGCCGAACGTAGCAAGCGTGCGATTGTCCTGGAGGCGGAAGCCGCCAAGCAGGATATGATCCTTCGTGCCGAAGGGGATAAGCAGAGTAAGATCCTGAAGGCGGAAGGGGATAAGGAAGCCCGCATCCGTCAGGCGGAAGGTCTCGGTCAGGCACAGGAGCTGGAAGCCCTCGGCCAGGCCAAGGCGATCGAAGCTGTGGCGATGGCCGAGAAGGCCCGGATTGCCATGATTGCCAGCGCTGGACTGGATGAAAGAGTGCTGGCTTATCAGTCTTTTGAAGCTTTGACTGACATCTCCAAGGGACCTGCGAACAAAATATTCCTGCCGACTAGTGCGGTGGAGACGCTGGGCAGCCTGGGAGCGATTGCAGAAGTATTCAAGGCTAGCAAAGAAGGCAAATAA
- a CDS encoding aldo/keto reductase, which produces MSEMNAPFTGGPTLNDGVTMPWLGLGVWQTKDGEEVIRAVKSAVETGYRSIDTAAGYNNEEGVGQAIRECGVPREELFITTKVHNPDQGYESTLKAFEVSRKKLGLEQVDLYLIHWPVAGKYKETWKALIHLQKEGLVKSIGVSNFQTHHLEDIIEDSGVVPVVDQVEFHPLLTQRELLKYARKHDIQLEAWSPLMQGNLDLPLLKELAERYGKTAAQIVLRWDLQQGVITIPKSVHQERIIENAGFFDFTLSDEDVKAIEELNQNHRFGPDPDNFNF; this is translated from the coding sequence ATGAGTGAAATGAACGCACCATTTACAGGCGGGCCTACCCTGAACGATGGAGTGACCATGCCGTGGCTGGGTCTTGGCGTATGGCAGACCAAGGATGGCGAAGAGGTTATCCGCGCGGTGAAGTCTGCGGTGGAGACGGGGTATCGCAGTATTGATACGGCTGCCGGCTATAACAATGAAGAGGGTGTGGGGCAGGCGATCCGTGAATGCGGAGTCCCCCGGGAAGAGCTGTTTATTACCACCAAGGTCCACAACCCGGATCAGGGGTATGAATCGACACTGAAGGCTTTTGAAGTCAGCCGCAAGAAGCTGGGCCTGGAGCAGGTAGATTTGTATTTGATCCACTGGCCGGTAGCCGGCAAATATAAAGAAACCTGGAAAGCGCTGATTCATCTGCAAAAGGAAGGGCTGGTTAAGTCCATCGGGGTGAGCAACTTCCAGACGCATCATCTGGAGGACATCATCGAGGACAGCGGAGTGGTCCCGGTGGTGGACCAGGTGGAATTCCATCCGCTGCTGACCCAGCGTGAATTGCTGAAGTATGCACGGAAGCATGATATCCAGCTGGAAGCCTGGAGTCCGCTCATGCAGGGGAATCTGGACCTGCCGCTGCTGAAGGAACTGGCAGAGCGTTACGGCAAGACGGCAGCACAGATTGTTCTGCGCTGGGATCTGCAGCAGGGTGTCATCACCATTCCGAAGTCGGTCCATCAGGAGCGGATTATCGAGAACGCCGGATTCTTCGACTTCACACTCAGCGATGAGGATGTTAAGGCCATAGAGGAGCT
- a CDS encoding NfeD family protein — translation MSMWVLWLIAAGVLFVVEMFTFTFYLLWLSLGALAAGLVALVLPDAWLLQVVAGSLLALALTFFTKPLSERLRNARGFKDTGTEIIGRQGLVVEPIEPGRYGQVKIGGDTWSATSTVALGKGQQVIVVRRSTTIIEVERWGDMY, via the coding sequence ATGAGTATGTGGGTATTATGGTTGATTGCCGCTGGCGTCTTGTTTGTTGTAGAGATGTTTACGTTTACATTCTATTTGTTATGGCTTAGCCTGGGAGCCTTGGCTGCCGGACTGGTTGCGCTTGTGCTGCCGGATGCATGGCTGCTGCAGGTCGTAGCGGGTTCACTGTTAGCCCTGGCCCTGACGTTCTTCACCAAACCATTGTCTGAGCGGCTGCGCAATGCGCGGGGCTTCAAGGATACGGGTACCGAGATCATCGGCAGGCAAGGTCTGGTCGTAGAACCGATTGAGCCTGGCCGTTACGGGCAGGTCAAGATTGGCGGCGATACATGGAGTGCAACCTCAACAGTGGCACTAGGCAAGGGTCAGCAGGTAATTGTAGTAAGAAGAAGCACTACCATTATTGAAGTAGAACGATGGGGGGATATGTACTAA